From the genome of Candidatus Methylopumilus turicensis, one region includes:
- a CDS encoding efflux RND transporter permease subunit gives MLNSIIQASMKGRLVVMLFIVGLVGGGLYSVQNLPIDAFPDVSNTQVEIIIKSPGLTPEEMEARITAPVEVEMLGLPKQTMLRSIAKFGLTDITIDFADGTDIYWARQQVSERLNNVWGNLPAEITGGIAPMTTPLGEMFMFTIEGDHLSLDERRSLLDWVIRPQLRSVPGVADVNALGGLVRSFEITPDLARMSARGITHDDLQQALERNNRNDGAGRLNEGEESLIVRAEGRFNNLDDVRNTVIKAYAGNPIRISDVASVKIGALTRYGAVSKNGKGETVEGLVLGLRGANARQVVDNVRDRLAEIQLTLPKGVTTKVFYNRGSLVDRAISGVSKALLEAIVLVVILLILFLGNLRAALAVALALPLAALVTFILMRYFDLSANLMSLGGLSIAIGMLVDAAVVVVENITAHLAKNEHQPKFLDGHLNQKNSDLQRASRLEIITYAVKEVAVPVTAGILIIITVFIPLLTLQGLEGKLFSPVALTIVFALAGSLFLSLTAIPVLASLLLGKIKHEEPWLVQKALKLYEPALQWALKHSRTVFIGALIGLLATGIIYTQIGKIFMPTMDEGDIIIGTEKLPSINLNQSVLIDGKIQQAILSRVPEVKEIVSRVGSDELGLDPMGLNQTDHFLILHPRDTWRSSNKNDLIDHLRVVMQDLPGVAYSFTQPIDMRVNEMILGVRGDLAIKVFGSDLEVLNQHVQQIKSILETIKGSQDVYTPQNSGVQYLRVEIDRMAAGRLGFDITQIEDILRAHVEGKVLGIVQEGQRRTPLLLRGEESLRFSPAEFANIRLTLPSGVSVPLSTIAKLVRTDGPVKIDRERAARMVVVTVNVRERDLVGFVEEAKKRVNAEVKLGEGYHLLWGGQFENQQRAAQRLAIVVPIALGLIFLLLYTTFNSIRQAVLILSNIPFAMIGGVFALWISGEYLSVPASVGFIALLGIAVLNGVVMVSYFNQLANEGMALVQVVVEGAKRRLRPVLMTASIAAFGLVPLLFASGPGSEIQRPLAIVVIGGLVTSTLLTLILLPMLYLRFGQKDGTR, from the coding sequence ATGTTAAATTCAATTATTCAAGCCTCCATGAAAGGCCGACTCGTTGTGATGCTCTTCATTGTTGGTCTAGTCGGTGGTGGCCTTTATTCAGTTCAAAACTTGCCAATTGATGCGTTTCCTGACGTGTCTAACACCCAAGTTGAAATCATTATCAAATCTCCAGGGCTCACGCCAGAGGAAATGGAAGCACGTATTACAGCGCCGGTGGAGGTGGAAATGCTGGGCTTACCCAAGCAAACGATGCTGCGTTCAATTGCAAAGTTTGGACTAACGGACATCACCATCGACTTTGCCGATGGCACCGATATTTATTGGGCACGTCAGCAGGTGTCGGAGCGGCTCAATAATGTATGGGGCAATTTGCCTGCGGAGATTACTGGCGGCATTGCACCCATGACCACCCCGCTTGGGGAAATGTTTATGTTCACGATCGAAGGAGATCACTTATCACTTGATGAACGTCGAAGCTTGCTAGACTGGGTCATTCGTCCGCAATTACGAAGTGTGCCAGGGGTGGCTGATGTCAACGCTTTGGGCGGATTAGTGCGTAGTTTTGAAATCACACCAGACCTAGCCAGAATGTCAGCTCGCGGGATCACACACGATGATTTACAACAAGCACTCGAGCGTAATAATCGCAACGATGGGGCTGGCCGATTAAACGAAGGTGAAGAGTCATTAATTGTTCGTGCTGAAGGACGTTTTAACAATTTAGACGATGTACGAAATACCGTGATTAAAGCTTATGCTGGCAATCCGATTAGAATTAGCGATGTCGCGAGCGTTAAAATTGGCGCATTAACCCGATATGGTGCCGTCAGCAAAAACGGTAAAGGGGAAACCGTTGAGGGCTTGGTGCTTGGTTTGCGCGGCGCGAATGCAAGACAGGTCGTTGACAATGTGCGTGATCGCTTAGCAGAAATTCAACTTACGCTCCCCAAAGGCGTTACCACAAAAGTTTTTTATAACCGTGGAAGTTTAGTAGACCGCGCAATCAGTGGGGTGTCTAAAGCACTACTTGAAGCGATTGTGCTTGTTGTGATCCTGCTGATTTTATTCTTGGGCAATTTACGCGCTGCTCTCGCGGTAGCGCTGGCCCTGCCACTCGCAGCCTTAGTCACCTTTATTCTTATGCGTTACTTTGACTTGTCGGCCAATTTAATGAGCTTGGGCGGCCTCTCTATTGCGATTGGTATGCTGGTGGATGCTGCAGTCGTCGTTGTAGAGAATATTACGGCCCACCTCGCTAAAAATGAGCATCAGCCTAAGTTTTTGGATGGTCATTTAAATCAAAAAAATAGTGATTTGCAACGTGCCTCTCGTCTAGAAATTATCACGTATGCGGTCAAAGAGGTCGCTGTTCCAGTGACTGCAGGCATCTTAATTATCATCACGGTATTTATACCATTATTAACCTTACAAGGTTTAGAAGGAAAGTTGTTTAGTCCAGTTGCTCTGACCATTGTTTTCGCACTTGCTGGCTCACTCTTTTTATCGCTGACTGCCATTCCAGTGCTCGCTTCTTTGCTGTTAGGAAAAATCAAGCACGAGGAGCCTTGGCTTGTACAAAAAGCGTTGAAGCTTTACGAACCTGCTTTGCAATGGGCACTCAAGCATAGTCGAACAGTTTTTATAGGTGCGCTGATAGGCTTATTAGCGACTGGCATTATTTATACCCAAATCGGTAAAATATTTATGCCCACCATGGATGAAGGTGACATCATTATTGGGACTGAAAAGTTACCGTCCATCAATCTCAATCAAAGTGTGTTAATCGATGGAAAAATTCAGCAAGCAATTTTAAGTCGTGTTCCCGAGGTGAAAGAAATCGTCTCAAGAGTGGGTTCGGATGAACTTGGTCTCGACCCAATGGGACTCAATCAAACTGATCATTTTTTGATTCTTCATCCCCGTGATACTTGGCGATCATCCAATAAAAATGATCTGATTGATCATCTTCGTGTGGTGATGCAAGACTTGCCAGGGGTCGCTTACAGCTTTACTCAGCCGATCGATATGCGGGTCAATGAAATGATTTTAGGCGTGCGTGGTGACTTGGCGATTAAAGTATTTGGGAGCGATTTAGAAGTGCTCAATCAACACGTACAACAAATCAAAAGCATTCTTGAAACGATCAAAGGAAGTCAGGATGTCTACACGCCTCAAAATAGTGGTGTGCAATATTTGCGCGTGGAGATAGATCGAATGGCGGCGGGAAGGCTGGGATTTGATATCACGCAAATTGAAGATATTTTACGCGCGCACGTTGAAGGCAAAGTCTTGGGTATCGTACAAGAAGGTCAGCGTCGCACGCCCCTACTTTTAAGAGGCGAAGAGTCTTTACGATTTTCACCTGCTGAGTTCGCTAATATTCGCCTCACTTTGCCTTCTGGCGTGAGCGTGCCTCTCTCAACCATTGCCAAGCTTGTACGCACCGACGGCCCAGTCAAAATTGACCGTGAACGCGCTGCCCGCATGGTGGTGGTCACCGTGAACGTGCGTGAACGTGACTTGGTAGGCTTTGTGGAAGAAGCCAAAAAACGGGTGAATGCCGAAGTGAAATTAGGCGAAGGCTATCATTTGCTTTGGGGTGGTCAATTTGAAAATCAACAACGTGCAGCACAACGCTTAGCAATTGTAGTACCGATTGCATTGGGCTTGATTTTCTTACTGCTTTATACGACGTTTAACTCTATCCGCCAAGCGGTGCTGATTCTCTCAAACATTCCGTTTGCGATGATAGGCGGCGTATTTGCACTGTGGATTTCTGGCGAATATTTATCTGTGCCAGCCTCGGTTGGCTTCATCGCGCTTCTGGGAATTGCCGTGCTCAATGGCGTAGTAATGGTGAGTTACTTTAACCAACTTGCCAATGAAGGTATGGCGCTAGTCCAAGTTGTCGTCGAAGGTGCCAAACGTCGATTGAGACCGGTACTGATGACCGCCAGCATTGCTGCATTTGGGTTAGTTCCATTGTTATTTGCAAGCGGCCCAGGTTCTGAAATCCAACGCCCGCTTGCGATTGTTGTGATTGGGGGATTAGTGACTTCGACTTTATTAACCCTGATTTTATTACCGATGCTGTATTTGCGATTTGGACAAAAAGACGGAACGCGGTAA
- a CDS encoding efflux RND transporter periplasmic adaptor subunit — MSTPIKNTCFFTATILLSICLNIANASEIIHITPSQIKTLGIATAPIVANQNASSQHLPGEIVVPVDQARLISAPQSGLIDQMFVATGQRVKQGQALAHLSSPDLVALQRDHLQALSQHRLAQQSLNRDAELYKDGIIAERRYLSTQSTHAEVNALLAQRRQALKLSGMSSQAIKSLETHGNYTNGITLSAPIDGMVLEQMVTAGQRVDSAMPIYRIAKLSPLWLEMRVPSQLLNGMQVGMRVSVSNTEASGKVIAIVPNVNKLDQTALVRILITNGTSALAPGQLVEAEIAQPINQKSSSFSISKRAIVQINDAKHSNQTLVFVQTKKGFEARSIKVLNNNGNQAFISGDFIGNEHLVVSGTAALKAKMQGIGGDE, encoded by the coding sequence ATGTCTACCCCTATCAAAAATACGTGCTTTTTTACGGCCACAATCCTGCTATCGATATGCTTGAATATTGCCAACGCTAGCGAAATAATCCACATTACCCCATCACAAATAAAAACGTTAGGGATAGCAACCGCCCCGATCGTCGCCAACCAAAATGCGAGCAGCCAGCATTTACCAGGTGAGATTGTGGTGCCGGTCGATCAAGCACGTTTGATTAGCGCGCCGCAGTCTGGTCTGATTGATCAAATGTTTGTCGCGACGGGTCAGCGCGTTAAACAAGGGCAAGCGCTTGCCCATCTCAGCAGTCCCGATTTAGTTGCATTGCAACGAGATCACCTGCAAGCACTTTCCCAACATCGCCTTGCGCAACAATCCCTTAATCGAGATGCAGAACTATACAAGGATGGCATTATTGCTGAACGTCGCTACCTCAGCACACAGAGCACCCATGCTGAAGTCAATGCATTACTCGCTCAGCGCCGACAGGCACTCAAATTATCTGGCATGAGTTCGCAAGCCATTAAAAGTCTAGAGACTCACGGTAATTACACGAATGGCATCACCTTGAGTGCGCCGATTGATGGCATGGTACTTGAGCAAATGGTGACCGCTGGGCAACGTGTTGATAGCGCTATGCCGATTTACCGCATTGCTAAACTCTCACCGCTTTGGTTAGAAATGCGTGTTCCTTCACAACTACTGAACGGCATGCAAGTTGGGATGCGCGTTAGCGTTTCTAACACAGAGGCCAGCGGAAAAGTGATCGCCATCGTGCCCAACGTCAACAAATTAGATCAAACCGCTTTGGTGAGAATATTGATCACAAATGGCACATCTGCTTTAGCACCCGGACAGTTAGTTGAGGCAGAAATTGCTCAACCAATCAATCAGAAATCCTCAAGCTTTAGCATATCAAAACGCGCGATTGTGCAAATTAACGATGCCAAACATAGCAATCAAACACTTGTTTTTGTTCAAACAAAAAAGGGCTTTGAAGCCCGTTCAATTAAAGTACTCAACAACAACGGCAATCAAGCTTTTATTTCTGGTGATTTCATAGGCAATGAGCATTTAGTCGTCTCTGGCACCGCAGCGCTGAAAGCAAAAATGCAGGGCATTGGCGGAGACGAGTGA
- a CDS encoding TolC family protein, with amino-acid sequence MFPKFELMHPWFLLWALYCLLFNTPAFAESDEHDHDLQISAQLSLHDLVEKTIVRYPDSALLAAKKIEIEAKYKRASGLLPATPAIGLLNRNDAATSNRGEREWESELELPIWLPGQRAAREALARDAALGFVDTKATLNLQVAGMVRNALWDIAMVTHQATLAKSRHVTSLELLSDVEKRVKAGDLAKTDRMLAQNDAYQAETFLLRAQAEIKHAQYRYKLLTGLNTLPEYFSEQQSKTILDDNHPALRDASKKILVADDERSLIKVERRSNPTVSISARTQRGAFDNQINETIGLRLRIPFETEAQSAPLMAIAEMNYAKNQADAQHLRYALEAAFHEAEHNLNVTKSELEITTKQHANAQESLRLAKKAFALGETDLVNLLRVQASAYEAERAMKQRQIQLQWDTAHYNQAAGEMP; translated from the coding sequence ATGTTTCCGAAGTTTGAACTGATGCATCCATGGTTTTTACTATGGGCTTTATATTGTTTGTTGTTCAATACGCCAGCCTTTGCTGAGTCAGATGAACACGACCATGATTTGCAAATAAGCGCTCAACTTAGCCTACACGACTTAGTCGAGAAAACCATTGTGCGTTATCCAGATAGCGCTTTATTGGCGGCCAAAAAAATTGAAATCGAAGCAAAGTATAAAAGAGCGAGTGGGCTTCTTCCTGCAACACCGGCGATAGGCCTACTGAACCGAAACGACGCTGCAACCTCGAATCGAGGGGAGCGCGAATGGGAAAGTGAACTTGAATTGCCGATATGGCTGCCAGGTCAAAGAGCCGCCCGTGAAGCCCTTGCTCGTGATGCCGCCCTTGGATTTGTCGATACAAAAGCAACGCTTAATCTTCAAGTGGCTGGCATGGTTCGCAATGCACTCTGGGACATTGCGATGGTGACCCATCAAGCAACACTTGCAAAAAGTCGTCATGTGACTTCACTGGAACTTCTGTCTGACGTTGAAAAACGGGTAAAGGCTGGGGACTTAGCAAAAACAGATCGTATGCTGGCACAAAACGATGCCTATCAAGCGGAGACTTTTTTACTGCGTGCACAAGCAGAAATTAAACATGCGCAATATCGATACAAACTACTGACAGGACTCAACACACTCCCTGAATATTTTTCTGAGCAGCAGTCCAAAACAATACTTGATGACAACCATCCCGCCCTGAGGGATGCCTCAAAGAAAATATTAGTCGCTGACGATGAGAGAAGTTTAATTAAAGTCGAGCGTCGTTCAAACCCAACGGTTTCCATTAGTGCTAGAACGCAGCGTGGTGCCTTTGATAATCAAATTAACGAAACAATTGGTTTGAGGCTAAGAATTCCTTTTGAAACGGAAGCACAAAGCGCACCGTTAATGGCGATCGCTGAAATGAACTATGCAAAAAATCAGGCCGACGCTCAGCATTTACGTTATGCCTTGGAGGCAGCATTCCATGAAGCTGAACATAATTTAAATGTGACAAAGTCAGAGCTTGAGATCACAACAAAACAACATGCCAATGCACAAGAGAGTTTACGCCTTGCCAAAAAAGCCTTTGCCCTAGGCGAGACCGATTTAGTGAATCTTTTACGTGTGCAAGCCTCAGCTTATGAAGCAGAGCGAGCGATGAAACAACGTCAAATTCAATTGCAATGGGATACCGCGCATTACAATCAAGCTGCCGGAGAAATGCCATGA
- the gndA gene encoding NADP-dependent phosphogluconate dehydrogenase gives MTTKNADIGLVGLAVMGQNLALNIADHGYTIAVYNRDPKKMVNFIEECKKNEPSHENVVGHADLASFVLSIKRPRKIVLLVKAGSATDVTINALLPFLEQGDIIIDGGNALWTDTIRREKELAAKGIEFIGSGVSGGETGARFGPSLMPSGTRKAWASLEPIWRDIAAKVDPKTGVPLEGGAPGKPVEGGFSCAEYIGPDGAGHYVKMVHNGIEYIDMQLICEAYWLMKNLLGMTAGEIGKIFEDWNKGELSSFLIEITGDILQQKDPMGKGFLVDMVMDAAGQKGTGQWTAANALELGAPANAIAAAVYARALSSLKEERVEASKILKGPVIKTEADKKEIIEAIKNALYCSKICAYAQGFQLIDKAQVAYNWKLNFGEIAQIWRGGCIIRARFLQKITDAYALDSRLKNLMLDPYFTQAMNDGQAGWRKVIALAVTNGIPAQGFCAALSYYDGYRSAVLPANLLQAQRDYFGAHTYERVDQPRGQFYHLDWPEAGRPQYEI, from the coding sequence ATGACCACCAAAAATGCTGATATTGGCCTCGTTGGCCTTGCTGTGATGGGGCAAAATCTTGCCCTCAATATTGCCGATCATGGCTACACCATTGCGGTTTACAACCGTGACCCGAAAAAAATGGTGAATTTTATTGAAGAGTGTAAGAAAAATGAGCCCTCACATGAAAATGTGGTTGGTCATGCGGATTTAGCTTCTTTCGTGTTGAGCATTAAGCGTCCACGTAAGATTGTATTGTTAGTAAAAGCAGGTAGTGCAACAGATGTCACCATCAATGCGTTGCTTCCATTCTTAGAGCAAGGTGACATCATTATTGATGGCGGTAATGCTTTATGGACAGACACGATTCGTCGTGAAAAAGAATTAGCCGCCAAGGGCATTGAATTTATCGGCTCAGGCGTTTCTGGTGGCGAAACGGGGGCACGTTTCGGTCCAAGCTTGATGCCATCTGGCACACGCAAAGCATGGGCGAGCTTAGAGCCAATCTGGCGCGATATTGCCGCTAAAGTTGACCCAAAAACTGGTGTGCCACTTGAAGGCGGCGCACCAGGTAAGCCAGTTGAAGGCGGTTTCTCTTGTGCTGAATACATCGGCCCAGATGGCGCGGGCCATTATGTGAAGATGGTGCATAACGGTATTGAATATATCGATATGCAATTGATTTGCGAAGCTTACTGGCTGATGAAGAATTTGCTCGGCATGACTGCTGGCGAAATCGGTAAGATCTTTGAAGACTGGAACAAGGGTGAATTATCAAGCTTCCTGATTGAAATCACTGGCGATATTCTGCAACAAAAAGACCCAATGGGTAAGGGTTTCTTAGTTGATATGGTGATGGACGCTGCAGGTCAAAAAGGCACAGGTCAGTGGACTGCAGCCAATGCGCTTGAGTTAGGTGCGCCAGCGAATGCGATTGCAGCAGCGGTATATGCACGCGCACTTTCAAGCTTGAAAGAGGAGCGTGTTGAAGCAAGCAAGATTCTTAAAGGCCCAGTGATCAAAACGGAAGCGGATAAGAAAGAAATTATTGAAGCGATTAAAAACGCTTTGTATTGCTCAAAAATCTGCGCTTACGCACAAGGCTTCCAATTGATTGATAAGGCACAAGTGGCTTATAACTGGAAATTGAACTTCGGTGAAATCGCTCAAATCTGGCGTGGTGGTTGTATCATTCGCGCTCGTTTCTTACAAAAAATCACGGATGCTTATGCGCTTGATTCACGTTTGAAAAACTTGATGCTCGATCCATACTTCACGCAAGCAATGAACGACGGTCAAGCTGGTTGGCGTAAAGTGATTGCCCTAGCAGTGACCAACGGTATTCCTGCTCAAGGTTTCTGCGCAGCGCTTTCATACTATGATGGCTACCGCAGTGCAGTGCTACCAGCTAACTTGCTGCAAGCACAGCGCGATTACTTCGGTGCGCACACCTATGAGCGTGTTGATCAGCCACGTGGTCAGTTCTACCACTTGGATTGGCCAGAAGCAGGTCGTCCACAGTACGAGATTTAA
- a CDS encoding radical SAM protein: MSDDQYLTVEDHNRDVTGLTYIYPVVSRRAGGVSIGINLNINNACNWRCVYCQVPNLTRGTPPPINLELLEKELRDFLKYIVHGDFMLRYVAEGDRQTQDIAFAGNGEPTSAKEFPAVLGIVEKLLNEFDLLNPGLAHPIKVRLITNGSLMDKPHVLESMRHLAKINGEVWFKADAGTAEGVAKINDVNINIASVIKRIKACADACPTFVQTCMVAIDGKPPTEIEVDAYIALLAEVKDVIQGVHLYGLARPSMQAEAPRLTRLLPEWLEGVANKIRAIGLKAFVSP; this comes from the coding sequence ATGTCTGATGACCAATACCTTACCGTCGAAGATCACAATAGAGATGTCACCGGCTTAACCTATATTTACCCGGTGGTTTCACGTCGTGCTGGCGGTGTCTCAATCGGCATCAATCTGAATATCAACAATGCGTGTAATTGGCGATGTGTCTATTGCCAAGTCCCCAATCTTACACGCGGCACACCGCCCCCCATTAATCTTGAATTGCTCGAAAAAGAGCTTCGTGATTTTTTAAAGTACATCGTGCATGGCGATTTTATGTTGCGCTATGTTGCGGAAGGCGATCGCCAGACTCAAGACATTGCATTTGCAGGCAACGGCGAACCCACCAGTGCAAAAGAATTTCCAGCGGTCCTTGGCATTGTTGAAAAGCTGTTGAACGAATTTGATTTGCTGAATCCTGGCTTGGCGCATCCGATAAAAGTACGTTTAATTACCAACGGTAGCTTAATGGATAAACCGCATGTGCTTGAAAGCATGCGTCATCTGGCAAAAATCAATGGTGAAGTTTGGTTCAAGGCAGATGCTGGCACCGCTGAAGGTGTTGCAAAGATTAATGATGTGAATATCAACATTGCTAGCGTGATTAAGCGCATCAAAGCTTGCGCTGACGCTTGTCCAACCTTTGTGCAAACTTGCATGGTTGCGATTGATGGTAAGCCTCCAACAGAGATCGAAGTAGATGCCTACATTGCGCTCCTGGCTGAGGTGAAAGATGTCATTCAAGGCGTACATTTGTATGGCCTAGCCAGGCCATCCATGCAAGCTGAAGCTCCAAGACTGACGCGGCTTTTGCCAGAATGGCTAGAAGGCGTTGCTAATAAAATTCGAGCGATTGGCTTGAAGGCTTTTGTAAGCCCGTGA
- the adk gene encoding adenylate kinase: MRVILLGAPGAGKGTQATFIKEKFNIPQISTGDMLRAAVKAGTQLGLEAKSYMDSGGLVPDAVIIGLVSERIKEADCANGFLFDGFPRTIPQAEAMKAAGVDIDYVVEIDVPDEAIVERMSGRRSHPASGRTYHVKFNPPKVAGKDDVTGEDLVQREDDHEATVLKRLEVYHSQTKPLVDYYVSWAKSGATGAPKHVFVPGLGEMNTIRDQIFAALK, from the coding sequence ATGCGTGTAATTCTGCTAGGCGCACCTGGCGCAGGCAAAGGCACTCAAGCCACATTCATTAAAGAAAAATTTAACATCCCACAAATCTCAACGGGTGATATGTTGCGTGCGGCTGTTAAAGCAGGCACGCAATTGGGTTTGGAAGCAAAAAGCTATATGGATAGCGGCGGCTTGGTGCCGGATGCCGTGATTATCGGTTTGGTATCTGAACGCATCAAAGAAGCAGATTGCGCCAATGGCTTTTTATTTGATGGCTTTCCACGCACCATCCCTCAAGCGGAAGCGATGAAAGCTGCGGGTGTCGATATTGATTACGTGGTTGAAATCGATGTCCCTGATGAGGCTATTGTAGAACGCATGAGCGGTCGTCGTTCACATCCAGCGAGCGGCCGTACTTATCACGTTAAATTTAACCCACCTAAAGTGGCTGGCAAAGATGATGTGACTGGTGAAGACTTAGTACAACGAGAAGATGACCACGAAGCAACGGTATTAAAACGCCTAGAGGTTTACCATAGCCAAACAAAACCTTTAGTGGATTACTACGTAAGCTGGGCTAAAAGTGGTGCAACTGGTGCGCCTAAGCACGTGTTTGTGCCGGGTCTTGGCGAGATGAATACCATCCGCGATCAGATTTTCGCGGCGCTCAAATAA
- the rsmA gene encoding 16S rRNA (adenine(1518)-N(6)/adenine(1519)-N(6))-dimethyltransferase RsmA encodes MKHIAKKRFGQNFLTDQGVIYSLVEAISPKLDDLLVEIGPGLGALTQPLLKKLNHLHVVEIDRDIIAWMESFYPKDKLTIHNSDALKFNFAELATLSPDHKIRVTGNLPYNISTPILFHLLENVSSIIDMHFMLQKEVVERMVAAPSTSEYGRLSVMLQYRLKMDYLITVPPEAFDPAPKVESAFVRCVPHQALPFPAKNEALFGKIVTAAFGQRRKTLRNTLKEYLDDAGFNAVGIDSGLRAENLSVEQFVSIANFLA; translated from the coding sequence ATGAAACATATTGCCAAAAAACGCTTCGGCCAAAACTTCCTGACCGATCAAGGCGTAATTTATAGCTTAGTGGAAGCCATCTCCCCAAAATTAGATGACTTATTGGTAGAGATTGGACCAGGCCTTGGCGCGCTAACACAGCCACTGCTTAAAAAACTAAACCATTTACATGTGGTTGAAATTGACCGAGACATTATTGCTTGGATGGAAAGCTTTTATCCCAAAGACAAACTGACCATTCATAATTCTGATGCACTCAAATTTAATTTTGCAGAACTTGCGACACTCAGCCCTGATCACAAAATTCGCGTCACCGGCAACTTGCCTTACAACATCTCTACGCCAATTCTGTTTCACTTACTAGAGAACGTCAGCAGCATTATCGATATGCACTTTATGCTGCAAAAAGAAGTCGTTGAGCGCATGGTAGCTGCTCCTTCAACATCGGAATACGGCAGACTTTCGGTGATGCTGCAATATCGACTCAAGATGGATTATTTAATCACGGTACCGCCAGAAGCCTTTGACCCAGCCCCTAAAGTGGAGTCGGCTTTTGTGAGATGTGTACCGCATCAAGCTCTCCCCTTCCCAGCTAAAAATGAAGCATTATTTGGCAAAATTGTGACAGCCGCTTTTGGTCAACGTCGCAAAACTTTACGCAATACACTTAAAGAGTATTTAGATGATGCCGGCTTTAATGCTGTTGGTATCGACTCTGGACTTCGAGCAGAAAATTTATCGGTCGAACAATTTGTGTCGATTGCTAACTTTCTAGCCTGA